One window from the genome of Anticarsia gemmatalis isolate Benzon Research Colony breed Stoneville strain chromosome 8, ilAntGemm2 primary, whole genome shotgun sequence encodes:
- the Mrm2 gene encoding mitochondrial rRNA methyltransferase 2, with amino-acid sequence MMPSYSFAHKPLTYTKMCFLVNCLKRLKSSQQWLSRQRVDPYVEKAKIYNYRCRSAFKLIEMNDKTNILQPGLSVIDLGASPGSWTQVAVQKTNSDGADPSKPRGKVLAIDKLQIFPIEGATIMSNMDFSTIDAHDKVVAALDGEKVDLVLSDMAPSATGVRELDKDRIIGLCYMAIRFAALVSKIDGSLLFKVWDGKEVPILEMDLERFYKNIKIMKPQASRSESSEKFILARGFRGIQRPLQNGRWG; translated from the exons ATGATGCCCTCGTACTCATTCGCACATAAACCATTAACCTACACAAAGATGTGTTTCCTGGTCAACTGTCTCAAAAGGCTAAAAAGCTCACAGCAATGGTTGAGTCGTCAAAGGGTGGATCCTTATGTTGAAAAAGCAAAGATATATAACTACAG ATGTCGAAGTGCTTTCAAATTAATAGAAATGaatgataaaacaaatatactgCAGCCAGGCCTTTCAGTTATCGACCTTGGTGCTTCTCCTGGGTCGTGGACACAAGTAGCAGTTCAAAAGACTAATTCTGATGGAGCAGACCCATCTAAACCAAGAGGAAAAGTTCTTGCTATTGATAAATTGCAAAtatttcccatagag gGTGCTACAATAATGAGCAACATGGACTTTTCAACTATTGATGCACATGACAAAGTGGTAGCTGCACTGGATGGTGAAAAAGTGGACCTAGTTCTATCAGACATGGCTCCCAGTGCCACAGGTGTTAGAGAATTAGACAAAGATAGAATAATAGGTCTGTGCTACATGGCTATTAGATTTGCTGCACTAGTCAGTAAGATTGATGGCAGTTTACTATTCAAAGTATGGGACGGCAAGGAGGTGCCCATACTAGAAATGGACTTGGagagattttacaaaaatataaaaatcatgaaACCACAAGCTAGCAGATCTGAATCTTCAGAAAAGTTTATCCTTGCCAGAGGATTCAGAGGTATTCAAAGACCTCTGCAAAACGGGAGGTGGGGTTAA
- the Rab40 gene encoding RAS oncogene family member Rab40 isoform X3, giving the protein MTMYPSSGMVATPQQGTSQATQNGSTTLPRSHHQRTGRPPAAPKSYDYLLKVLLVGDSDVGKQEILQDLEDGSADSPFCSGSVPAYKTTTILLDGKRVKLQLWDTSGQGRFCTIIRSYSRGAQGILLVYDITNKWSFDSIDRWLEEVEKHAPGVPKVLVGNRLHLAFKRQVQERDAEQYAAKNHMAFFEVSPLCDFNIRESFCELSRMALHRNGMERLWRSNKVLSLQELCCRAIVARTSVYGLERLPLPTALKSHLKSYAISAAPSRHRARAPKHPHHTRLNCTGRNSCNIA; this is encoded by the exons ATGACTATGTATCCATCTTCTGGAATGGTAGCGACACCACAACAAGGCACTAGTCAAGCTACGCAAAATGGAAGTACAACGCTACCTCGATCACACCATCAAAGGACAG GTCGACCACCGGCAGCTCCAAAATCATATGACTACCTGTTAAAAGTGTTACTTGTTGGTGACTCTGATGTGGGCAAACAAGAAATACTTCAAGACTTAGAAGATGGATCGGCTGACTCACCTTTCTGTAGCGGAAG TGTTCCAGCATATAAGACTACAACAATCCTACTGGATGGCAAGAGGGTAAAACTTCAATTATGGGACACCTCAGGACAAGGTCGATTCTGCACTATAATAAGGTCATATTCCCGAGGGGCGCAAGGTATACTCCTTGTTTATGACATCACCAACAAATGGTCCTTTGACAGTATTGACAGGTGGCTTGAAGAAGTTGaaaag CATGCCCCGGGTGTACCAAAAGTCCTCGTGGGTAATAGACTTCACCTAGCGTTCAAGCGACAGGTGCAAGAACGTGACGCGGAGCAGTATGCGGCTAAAAACCATATGGCGTTCTTTGAAGTCAGTCCACTGTGCGATTTTAACATCAGAGAAAGCTTCTGTGAACTATCCAGGATGGCCCTGCACCGAAATGGCATGGAAAGATTGTGGAGAAGCAATAAAG TACTCAGCCTACAAGAGCTGTGTTGTCGTGCAATAGTGGCGCGCACGTCTGTGTACGGGCTAGAACGGCTCCCGCTACCAACCGCCTTGAAGTCTCACCTCAAGTCGTACGCGATCTCAGCGGCGCCGAGCCGGCACCGCGCCCGTGCGCCCAAGCACCCTCATCACACGAGACTCAACTGCACCGGCCGGAACTCCTGCAACATCGCCTGA
- the Rab40 gene encoding RAS oncogene family member Rab40 isoform X4, with protein sequence MTMYPSSGMVATPQQGTSQATQNGSTTLPRSHHQRTGRPPAAPKSYDYLLKVLLVGDSDVGKQEILQDLEDGSADSPFCSGSAYKTTTILLDGKRVKLQLWDTSGQGRFCTIIRSYSRGAQGILLVYDITNKWSFDSIDRWLEEVEKHAPGVPKVLVGNRLHLAFKRQVQERDAEQYAAKNHMAFFEVSPLCDFNIRESFCELSRMALHRNGMERLWRSNKVLSLQELCCRAIVARTSVYGLERLPLPTALKSHLKSYAISAAPSRHRARAPKHPHHTRLNCTGRNSCNIA encoded by the exons ATGACTATGTATCCATCTTCTGGAATGGTAGCGACACCACAACAAGGCACTAGTCAAGCTACGCAAAATGGAAGTACAACGCTACCTCGATCACACCATCAAAGGACAG GTCGACCACCGGCAGCTCCAAAATCATATGACTACCTGTTAAAAGTGTTACTTGTTGGTGACTCTGATGTGGGCAAACAAGAAATACTTCAAGACTTAGAAGATGGATCGGCTGACTCACCTTTCTGTAGCGGAAGTG CATATAAGACTACAACAATCCTACTGGATGGCAAGAGGGTAAAACTTCAATTATGGGACACCTCAGGACAAGGTCGATTCTGCACTATAATAAGGTCATATTCCCGAGGGGCGCAAGGTATACTCCTTGTTTATGACATCACCAACAAATGGTCCTTTGACAGTATTGACAGGTGGCTTGAAGAAGTTGaaaag CATGCCCCGGGTGTACCAAAAGTCCTCGTGGGTAATAGACTTCACCTAGCGTTCAAGCGACAGGTGCAAGAACGTGACGCGGAGCAGTATGCGGCTAAAAACCATATGGCGTTCTTTGAAGTCAGTCCACTGTGCGATTTTAACATCAGAGAAAGCTTCTGTGAACTATCCAGGATGGCCCTGCACCGAAATGGCATGGAAAGATTGTGGAGAAGCAATAAAG TACTCAGCCTACAAGAGCTGTGTTGTCGTGCAATAGTGGCGCGCACGTCTGTGTACGGGCTAGAACGGCTCCCGCTACCAACCGCCTTGAAGTCTCACCTCAAGTCGTACGCGATCTCAGCGGCGCCGAGCCGGCACCGCGCCCGTGCGCCCAAGCACCCTCATCACACGAGACTCAACTGCACCGGCCGGAACTCCTGCAACATCGCCTGA
- the LOC142974988 gene encoding uncharacterized protein LOC142974988 → MFDRTKQCNLSHKMMIRLNNFLYVFNLRQGTILIAVHQIALSSFILIILLVGISHVGEMLSMLHNDMEDDADRRGLYDVAYGEHTYHDGDVISTNNQRRFAKAQHLASVTVIFLYTSTILTSIYLMCCISLLHGAVKYKREYVLPWIMAACIGVVLLIAAIIVGDGYPCVVNLFGGHNLYHFGCALFVLTFIYAICAVSSFALETGSGRCARASRAASDERGERLLLLDHAAHSSLLSAAQLNKLNSGTRSQFV, encoded by the exons ATGTTTGATAGAACCAAGCAATGTAACCTGTCACACAAAATGATGATTCGCCTAAATAATTTTTTGTACGTTTTCAATTTACGACAAGGCACAATTCTAATTGCCGTCCATCAAATC GCATTATCAtctttcatattaataatattactagtCGGTATATCTCATGTCGGGGAAATGTTGTCGATGTTACACAACGACATGGAGGATGATGCTGACAGACGAGGGCTGTATGATGTGGCCTACGGAGAGCACACGTATCACGATGGAGATGTGATAAGCACCAACAACCAACGTAGATTTGCTAAAGCACAACATCTTGCGTCAG TGACTGTAATATTTCTGTACACAAGCACGATCCTGACGTCTATATATCTGATGTGTTGCATCTCGTTGTTGCACGGAGCTGTGAAATACAAACGCGAGTATGTGTTACCATGGATCATGGCAGCTTGCATCGGCGTCGTGCTTCTCATCGCTGCCATTATTGTCGGCGATGGATATCCCTGTGTAGTCAACCTTTTTGGAGGGCACAACCTTTACC ATTTCGGATGTGCTCTCTTCGTGCTGACATTCATTTACGCGATATGTGCTGTAAGCAGTTTCGCCTTAGAGACAGGCAGTGGCCGGTGTGCCCGAGCCTCTCGCGCCGCCAGCGACGAGAGGGGCGAACGTCTGCTGTTGTTAGACCACGCCGCGCACTCCAGCTTGCTCTCCGCCGCACAACTGAACAAATTAAATAGTGGCACACGATCTCAGTTCGTGTAA
- the Shmt gene encoding serine hydroxymethyl transferase isoform X1 translates to MSNILAKTCYNTLTRKFNRFSLYPSVNPVQAVYGKIHSESFDLSRQIHSSPTMSNSILNGNLWETDPELFGIIKKEKERQRAGLEMIASENFTSLPVLQCLSTCLHNKYSEGMPNQRYYGGNEYIDEIEILAQQRSLEAYRLKSEDWGVNVQPYSGSPANFAVYTGVVEPHGRIMGLDLPDGGHLTHGFFTATKKISATSIFFESMPYKVDAKTGYIDYDKLAETARLFKPRLIIAGISCYSRCLDYKRFRQIADENGAYLMADMAHISGLVAAGVIPSPFDYCDIVTTTTHKTLRGPRAGVIFFRKGVRSVKANGTKVMYDFENKINQSVFPGLQGGPHNHAIAAIATAMKQATTPEFVEYQKQVVKNAQRLCEGLKSRGYDIATGGTEVHLILVDMRSAGLTGAPAERILELCSIACNKNTVPGDKSALHPSGIRLGTPALTTRGLKEADIDRVVDFIDKSLKIAQQVTKVSGPKLADFNRTIEESAEFKKQIHDLREQIESYSKTFPLPGFEAY, encoded by the exons ATGTCCAACATACTAGCAAAAACCTGTTACAATACATTAACACGAAAATTCAATCGATTTTCATTATATCCTTCGGTGAATCCAGTGCAAGCTGTGTACGGCAAAATACACTCTGAG agTTTTGACTTAAGTAGACAAATACATAGTAGTCCAACAATGAGTAACTCAATCCTCAATGGTAACCTATGGGAAACCGATCCCGAACTCTTCGGTATCATCAAGAAAGAGAAGGAACGCCAGCGGGCTGGACTTGAGATGATTGCATCTGAAAACTTCACATCTTTACCTGTGTTGCAATGCCTGAGCACATGCCTACATAACAAATATTCAGAGGGCATGCCCAACCAAAG gTACTATGGAGGCAATGAATACATTgatgaaattgaaattttgGCACAGCAGAGATCTCTTGAAGCTTACAGGCTGAAATCTGAAGATTGGGGTGTCAATGTGCAGCCATACTCAG GGTCGCCAGCAAACTTTGCAGTATACACTGGTGTTGTGGAACCTCATGGCAGGATCATGGGACTGGACCTTCCTGATGGTGGTCATCTCACTCACGGTTTCTTCACAGCTACCAAGAAAATCTCTGCCACATCCATCTTCTTTGAAAGCATGCCATACAAg GTGGACGCTAAGACCGGTTACATAGACTACGACAAGCTGGCCGAGACCGCGAGGTTGTTCAAGCCTCGTCTGATCATCGCTGGTATCAGTTGCTACTCGCGCTGCCTCGACTACAAGCGTTTCAGACAGATCGCTGACGAAAATGGCGCGTACCTCATGGCGGATATGGCTCACATCTCTGGACTTGTTGCCGCAG gTGTCATCCCCAGCCCCTTCGATTACTGTGATATTGTAACGACAACTACCCACAAGACGCTCCGTGGACCCCGCGCCGGAGTAATCTTCTTCCGCAAGGGAGTGCGCTCGGTTAAGGCTAACGGCACTAAAGTTATGTATGACTTTGAGAACAAGATCAACCAGTCCGTGTTCCCAGGACTACAGGGTGGCCCACACAACCACGCCATCGCTGCTATTGCCACCGCCATGAAACAGGCAACCACTCCTGAATTTGTTGAATACCAGAAGCAG gTTGTCAAGAACGCGCAAAGATTATGCGAAGGTTTGAAGTCTCGCGGCTATGACATCGCAACTGGTGGCACAGAGGTGCACTTGATTCTAGTGGATATGCGCAGCGCCGGCCTCACTGGAGCTCCTGCCGAACGTATCTTAGAATTGTGCAGCATCGCTTGTAATAAGAACACCGTGCCCGGAGACAAGAGCGCACTTCACCCCAGTGGCATTCGTCTAg GTACCCCTGCACTCACTACGAGAGGCTTAAAGGAGGCTGACATCGACAGAGTAGTAGATTTTATTGACAAGTCCCTCAAAATTGCCCAACAAGTCACCAAAGTATCTGGACCTAAGTTAGCTGATTTCAATAGAACTATTGAAGAAAGTGCTGAATTCAAGAAACAAATCCATGACCTCAGAGAGCAAATTGAAAGCTACAGCAAGACATTCCCACTTCCTGGCTTTGAggcatactaa
- the Shmt gene encoding serine hydroxymethyl transferase isoform X2 produces the protein MSNSILNGNLWETDPELFGIIKKEKERQRAGLEMIASENFTSLPVLQCLSTCLHNKYSEGMPNQRYYGGNEYIDEIEILAQQRSLEAYRLKSEDWGVNVQPYSGSPANFAVYTGVVEPHGRIMGLDLPDGGHLTHGFFTATKKISATSIFFESMPYKVDAKTGYIDYDKLAETARLFKPRLIIAGISCYSRCLDYKRFRQIADENGAYLMADMAHISGLVAAGVIPSPFDYCDIVTTTTHKTLRGPRAGVIFFRKGVRSVKANGTKVMYDFENKINQSVFPGLQGGPHNHAIAAIATAMKQATTPEFVEYQKQVVKNAQRLCEGLKSRGYDIATGGTEVHLILVDMRSAGLTGAPAERILELCSIACNKNTVPGDKSALHPSGIRLGTPALTTRGLKEADIDRVVDFIDKSLKIAQQVTKVSGPKLADFNRTIEESAEFKKQIHDLREQIESYSKTFPLPGFEAY, from the exons ATGAGTAACTCAATCCTCAATGGTAACCTATGGGAAACCGATCCCGAACTCTTCGGTATCATCAAGAAAGAGAAGGAACGCCAGCGGGCTGGACTTGAGATGATTGCATCTGAAAACTTCACATCTTTACCTGTGTTGCAATGCCTGAGCACATGCCTACATAACAAATATTCAGAGGGCATGCCCAACCAAAG gTACTATGGAGGCAATGAATACATTgatgaaattgaaattttgGCACAGCAGAGATCTCTTGAAGCTTACAGGCTGAAATCTGAAGATTGGGGTGTCAATGTGCAGCCATACTCAG GGTCGCCAGCAAACTTTGCAGTATACACTGGTGTTGTGGAACCTCATGGCAGGATCATGGGACTGGACCTTCCTGATGGTGGTCATCTCACTCACGGTTTCTTCACAGCTACCAAGAAAATCTCTGCCACATCCATCTTCTTTGAAAGCATGCCATACAAg GTGGACGCTAAGACCGGTTACATAGACTACGACAAGCTGGCCGAGACCGCGAGGTTGTTCAAGCCTCGTCTGATCATCGCTGGTATCAGTTGCTACTCGCGCTGCCTCGACTACAAGCGTTTCAGACAGATCGCTGACGAAAATGGCGCGTACCTCATGGCGGATATGGCTCACATCTCTGGACTTGTTGCCGCAG gTGTCATCCCCAGCCCCTTCGATTACTGTGATATTGTAACGACAACTACCCACAAGACGCTCCGTGGACCCCGCGCCGGAGTAATCTTCTTCCGCAAGGGAGTGCGCTCGGTTAAGGCTAACGGCACTAAAGTTATGTATGACTTTGAGAACAAGATCAACCAGTCCGTGTTCCCAGGACTACAGGGTGGCCCACACAACCACGCCATCGCTGCTATTGCCACCGCCATGAAACAGGCAACCACTCCTGAATTTGTTGAATACCAGAAGCAG gTTGTCAAGAACGCGCAAAGATTATGCGAAGGTTTGAAGTCTCGCGGCTATGACATCGCAACTGGTGGCACAGAGGTGCACTTGATTCTAGTGGATATGCGCAGCGCCGGCCTCACTGGAGCTCCTGCCGAACGTATCTTAGAATTGTGCAGCATCGCTTGTAATAAGAACACCGTGCCCGGAGACAAGAGCGCACTTCACCCCAGTGGCATTCGTCTAg GTACCCCTGCACTCACTACGAGAGGCTTAAAGGAGGCTGACATCGACAGAGTAGTAGATTTTATTGACAAGTCCCTCAAAATTGCCCAACAAGTCACCAAAGTATCTGGACCTAAGTTAGCTGATTTCAATAGAACTATTGAAGAAAGTGCTGAATTCAAGAAACAAATCCATGACCTCAGAGAGCAAATTGAAAGCTACAGCAAGACATTCCCACTTCCTGGCTTTGAggcatactaa
- the Rab40 gene encoding RAS oncogene family member Rab40 isoform X1: MTMYPSSGMVATPQQGTSQATQNGSTTLPRSHHQRTVIIGRPPAAPKSYDYLLKVLLVGDSDVGKQEILQDLEDGSADSPFCSGSVPAYKTTTILLDGKRVKLQLWDTSGQGRFCTIIRSYSRGAQGILLVYDITNKWSFDSIDRWLEEVEKHAPGVPKVLVGNRLHLAFKRQVQERDAEQYAAKNHMAFFEVSPLCDFNIRESFCELSRMALHRNGMERLWRSNKVLSLQELCCRAIVARTSVYGLERLPLPTALKSHLKSYAISAAPSRHRARAPKHPHHTRLNCTGRNSCNIA; this comes from the exons ATGACTATGTATCCATCTTCTGGAATGGTAGCGACACCACAACAAGGCACTAGTCAAGCTACGCAAAATGGAAGTACAACGCTACCTCGATCACACCATCAAAGGACAG TTATTATAGGTCGACCACCGGCAGCTCCAAAATCATATGACTACCTGTTAAAAGTGTTACTTGTTGGTGACTCTGATGTGGGCAAACAAGAAATACTTCAAGACTTAGAAGATGGATCGGCTGACTCACCTTTCTGTAGCGGAAG TGTTCCAGCATATAAGACTACAACAATCCTACTGGATGGCAAGAGGGTAAAACTTCAATTATGGGACACCTCAGGACAAGGTCGATTCTGCACTATAATAAGGTCATATTCCCGAGGGGCGCAAGGTATACTCCTTGTTTATGACATCACCAACAAATGGTCCTTTGACAGTATTGACAGGTGGCTTGAAGAAGTTGaaaag CATGCCCCGGGTGTACCAAAAGTCCTCGTGGGTAATAGACTTCACCTAGCGTTCAAGCGACAGGTGCAAGAACGTGACGCGGAGCAGTATGCGGCTAAAAACCATATGGCGTTCTTTGAAGTCAGTCCACTGTGCGATTTTAACATCAGAGAAAGCTTCTGTGAACTATCCAGGATGGCCCTGCACCGAAATGGCATGGAAAGATTGTGGAGAAGCAATAAAG TACTCAGCCTACAAGAGCTGTGTTGTCGTGCAATAGTGGCGCGCACGTCTGTGTACGGGCTAGAACGGCTCCCGCTACCAACCGCCTTGAAGTCTCACCTCAAGTCGTACGCGATCTCAGCGGCGCCGAGCCGGCACCGCGCCCGTGCGCCCAAGCACCCTCATCACACGAGACTCAACTGCACCGGCCGGAACTCCTGCAACATCGCCTGA
- the Rab40 gene encoding RAS oncogene family member Rab40 isoform X2: MTMYPSSGMVATPQQGTSQATQNGSTTLPRSHHQRTVIIGRPPAAPKSYDYLLKVLLVGDSDVGKQEILQDLEDGSADSPFCSGSAYKTTTILLDGKRVKLQLWDTSGQGRFCTIIRSYSRGAQGILLVYDITNKWSFDSIDRWLEEVEKHAPGVPKVLVGNRLHLAFKRQVQERDAEQYAAKNHMAFFEVSPLCDFNIRESFCELSRMALHRNGMERLWRSNKVLSLQELCCRAIVARTSVYGLERLPLPTALKSHLKSYAISAAPSRHRARAPKHPHHTRLNCTGRNSCNIA; encoded by the exons ATGACTATGTATCCATCTTCTGGAATGGTAGCGACACCACAACAAGGCACTAGTCAAGCTACGCAAAATGGAAGTACAACGCTACCTCGATCACACCATCAAAGGACAG TTATTATAGGTCGACCACCGGCAGCTCCAAAATCATATGACTACCTGTTAAAAGTGTTACTTGTTGGTGACTCTGATGTGGGCAAACAAGAAATACTTCAAGACTTAGAAGATGGATCGGCTGACTCACCTTTCTGTAGCGGAAGTG CATATAAGACTACAACAATCCTACTGGATGGCAAGAGGGTAAAACTTCAATTATGGGACACCTCAGGACAAGGTCGATTCTGCACTATAATAAGGTCATATTCCCGAGGGGCGCAAGGTATACTCCTTGTTTATGACATCACCAACAAATGGTCCTTTGACAGTATTGACAGGTGGCTTGAAGAAGTTGaaaag CATGCCCCGGGTGTACCAAAAGTCCTCGTGGGTAATAGACTTCACCTAGCGTTCAAGCGACAGGTGCAAGAACGTGACGCGGAGCAGTATGCGGCTAAAAACCATATGGCGTTCTTTGAAGTCAGTCCACTGTGCGATTTTAACATCAGAGAAAGCTTCTGTGAACTATCCAGGATGGCCCTGCACCGAAATGGCATGGAAAGATTGTGGAGAAGCAATAAAG TACTCAGCCTACAAGAGCTGTGTTGTCGTGCAATAGTGGCGCGCACGTCTGTGTACGGGCTAGAACGGCTCCCGCTACCAACCGCCTTGAAGTCTCACCTCAAGTCGTACGCGATCTCAGCGGCGCCGAGCCGGCACCGCGCCCGTGCGCCCAAGCACCCTCATCACACGAGACTCAACTGCACCGGCCGGAACTCCTGCAACATCGCCTGA